A window from Drosophila kikkawai strain 14028-0561.14 chromosome 2L, DkikHiC1v2, whole genome shotgun sequence encodes these proteins:
- the RpL7-like gene encoding uncharacterized protein RpL7-like, with translation MSDKYAVPNKLPGKTVSVLRHRKRRIRQDQSVVEQRVSDRIKRRTALHKHHKFRRAESFVMGYLKAERTAKRIKQTILRTNITEQSAEAAQDSNPKLLFVMRHAGKKIFDKTTAEIFKTLRMAQRHNAVFLENTKENQLLLRVIEPFVVYGNPSLSSIRELVFKKGFAHINGKKTAIQSNTMVEEHLGEKGVICLEDIIHEICTVGPNFAAVNEFLCAFTLSSPRNGWEKKVSVSYKRGGEYGDRGNAINEVIARCL, from the exons ATGTCGGACAA ATATGCGGTGCCCAACAAATTGCCCGGCAAAACAGTTTCTGTGCTGAGGCATCGCAAGAGGCGAATTCGCCAGGATCAGTCCGTCGTCGAGCAGAGGGTAAGTGATCGCATCAAGCGCCGCACTGCTCTCCACAAGCACCACAAGTTCCGGCGTGCCGAGTCCTTCGTGATGGGCTACCTGAAGGCCGAGCGCACGGCCAAGCGGATCAAGCAAACGATACTGCGCACCAACATAACCGAACAGAGCGCCGAGGCCGCCCAGGACTCCAACCCGAAGCTACTGTTTGTGATGCGGCATGCGGGCAAGAAGATCTTCGACAAGACCACtgctgaaatatttaaaacactGCGCATGGCCCAGCGTCACAATGCCGTTTTCCTGGAGAACACCAAGGAGaatcagctgctgctgcgcgtGATTGAACCCTTTGTGGTCTATGGAAATCCCTCGCTGAGCTCCATTCGCGAGCTGGTCTTTAAGAAAGGTTTCGCCCACATCAACGGCAAGAAGACGGCCATCCAGTCGAACACAATGGTGGAGGAGCACCTGGGCGAGAAGGGTGTCATCTGCTTGGAGGACATCATTCACGAGATCTGCACAGTGGGACCGAATTTTGCGGCAGTTAACGAATTCCTGTGCGCCTTCACG TTGTCGAGTCCCAGAAATGGCTGGGAGAAGAAGGTCTCCGTCTCGTATAAACGCGGTGGCGAATATGGCGACCGTGGTAATGCCATCAACG